One Euphorbia lathyris chromosome 1, ddEupLath1.1, whole genome shotgun sequence DNA segment encodes these proteins:
- the LOC136213423 gene encoding flavonoid 3',5'-hydroxylase 1-like — protein sequence MLHLHHFFSIWSWELYLTLTLSLLSILLLSNIFKKSTAQLPPGPRGLPLLGYLPFLGTFLHKSFTELAAKYGPIYKLWLGNKLYIVISSPSLAKQVLRDNEIFSNHEPPVAARILTYGGNDIVFCHYGPEWVKMRKVFVREMLNNESINALYQLRKIELHKGIKHAYSKAGEVVDFGELVFGITVNSAISMLCGGRLKGEKSTHFIVDFRKMTEEMMFLFGKTNVSDVFPILARFDLQGIEKQARKLHLKFDKILNSVIEQRLREGKEEKREGKRDFLQILMDYNSQGDAQTSITINQLKALLLDIVVGGTDTLATMLEWTMTEIMLNEQVKNKVYRELEEVVGINNELEESHLPKLKYLNAICKEVNRLHPAVPLLVPHLSSESCTVGGYTIPKGAYVFLNVYAIHRDPLHWENPLEFRPERFLDTKGENFDYMGNNFKYLPFGSGRRVCAGIPLAERGLMYILGSMLHSFQWTLPHGIELNLSDKFGIVVKKMKPLMLVPKPRRSGLDLY from the exons ATGTTGCATTTACACCACTTCTTCAGCATCTGGTCATGGGAACTATATCTCACCTTAACACTCTCACTACTTAGCATACTTCTATTAAGCAATATCTTCAAGAAATCAACAGCTCAATTGCCGCCAGGTCCCCGGGGCTTGCCACTGCTTGGATACCTTCCATTTCTAGGCACTTTTCTCCACAAAAGTTTCACTGAGTTAGCTGCCAAATATGGTCCTATCTACAAGCTCTGGCTCGGAAACAAATTGTACATAGTAATTAGCTCACCTTCCCTTGCCAAACAAGTTCTCCGCGACAACGAGATCTTCTCAAACCACGAACCACCCGTGGCTGCCAGGATTCTCACTTATGGAGGAAATGATATCGTTTTCTGCCATTATGGTCCAGAATGGGTCAAGATGCGTAAAGTGTTTGTTCGGGAGATGCTGAATAATGAAAGCATCAATGCCCTCTATCAGCTCCGAAAGATAGAGTTACATAAGGGTATTAAGCATGCTTATAGTAAAGCAGGGGAAGTAGTTGATTTTGGTGAATTGGTATTTGGAATAACTGTAAACTCTGCTATAAGTATGTTGTGTGGTGGCAGACTCAAAGGGGAAAAAAGTACTCATTTTATTGTAGACTTTCGAAAAATGACAGAGGAGATGATGTTCTTATTTGGAAAAACTAATGTCTCGGATGTTTTTCCAATTCTAGCAAGGTTTGACTTGCAAGGTATAGAAAAACAAGCAAGAAAACTGCACTTAAAATTTGACAAGATTCTTAATTCTGTGATAGAGCAACGTCTacgagaaggaaaggaagaaaaaagaGAGGGAAAGAGAGACTTTTTGCAGATTCTAATGGATTATAACAGCCAAGGTGATGCTCAAACATCAATTACGATCAACCAACTCAAAGCCTTGCTACTG GACATAGTGGTGGGTGGCACAGACACCCTTGCAACCATGCTAGAATGGACAATGACAGAAATAATGCTAAATGAACAAGTAAAGAACAAAGTGTACAGAGAATTAGAAGAAGTAGTGGGTATCAACAATGAATTAGAAGAGTCTCATTTGCCCAAGTTAAAGTATCTTAATGCAATATGCAAAGAGGTAAATCGTTTGCATCCAGCGGTTCCTCTATTAGTACCTCATTTGTCAAGTGAATCTTGCACAGTAGGAGGCTATACAATTCCAAAAGGAGCTTATGTATTCCTCAATGTTTATGCTATCCATAGAGATCCCCTTCATTGGGAAAATCCATTGGAGTTTAGGCCAGAGAGATTCTTAGACACTAAGGGtgaaaattttgattatatGGGGAACAATTTTAAGTATCTACCATTTGGATCAGGGAGGAGAGTTTGTGCAGGAATTCCATTAGCAGAGAGGGGATTGATGTACATATTGGGTTCAATGCTGCATTCATTTCAATGGACATTACCACATGGAATAGAGCTGAATTTGTCTGATAAATTTGGGATTGTTGTTAAGAAAATGAAACCATTAATGCTTGTTCCTAAACCTAGGCGATCCGGTTTGGATCTTTACTAA